A DNA window from Enterobacter cloacae subsp. cloacae ATCC 13047 contains the following coding sequences:
- a CDS encoding TIGR03757 family integrating conjugative element protein, whose product MKLPVCCLAALFLTAGVRAGTVIYTDSTHPVTGNPGPEVTVVLLDAPDRLQAQLFGPLPADPAQAEQQARTVIGSPDFQRRQQDLAGAYAGLTRAWSLGLEKYPAVVFDDKWVVYGTSDVDVATQKLNVWKEKAQ is encoded by the coding sequence ATGAAATTACCTGTCTGCTGCCTCGCAGCACTTTTCCTTACCGCCGGCGTCCGTGCCGGCACCGTCATTTATACCGACAGTACCCACCCGGTCACGGGCAACCCCGGTCCTGAAGTGACCGTCGTTCTGCTCGATGCCCCTGACCGGCTGCAGGCGCAGCTGTTCGGGCCGCTCCCGGCAGACCCGGCGCAGGCTGAGCAGCAGGCGCGGACGGTTATCGGTTCACCGGATTTTCAGCGACGCCAGCAGGACCTTGCCGGGGCTTATGCCGGCCTCACGCGTGCCTGGTCGCTGGGTCTTGAGAAATACCCCGCGGTGGTGTTTGACGATAAGTGGGTGGTTTACGGCACCTCTGACGTCGACGTTGCCACACAGAAGCTGAACGTATGGAAGGAGAAGGCACAGTGA
- a CDS encoding conjugative transfer ATPase, giving the protein MAFSLFRRRAEAQEAHQYGDGPFSVNGHEPLTREGRLTRSEEAKLYETAPSIIDHIPWGEYLPEHQCILLDDGVSVGAVYEIIPVGTEGRPDSRLEEIRDVVENALQDSLPELDTHQWVVQFYCQDESDLMVYMDKIRGYVKPRAQGTDFTDAWLREQARHLQNVATEKGLFVDEAVTGAPWRGQIRRTRMVIYRWVESPYRDPMAPEVLLKQVCDRLTAAMSGAGIQCQRQNGEQIHSWLLRWFNPEPTWVDKATLYRCARHTDDAPGELPLLNDFSESLWFTRPRSDAEKGVWWFDDVAHRAVPVARLRSAPTTGHLTGEVRRGDNINAIMDLLPEGTVLVMTLVIHPQDKLEENFARLSRDSMGENVDSLRAREDAATARTYLGNKHKLYRAAITLLIKARDLPSLDSRYLDLSSKLLNCGLEPVNPEHDIGPLSTYMRALPMCFNPEQDRHNWYTRLMFVQHFACLAPVYGRDTGTGNPGFTFFNRGGGPLSVDPLNKNDRTQNAHLLLFGPTGAGKSATALDKLAQMIAIYRSRIFLLEAGNSFGLAGDYFESLGLTVHRVSIKPGKAISLAPFGDSHLLMQEKPDELIISEDALPDIDDDEDKDEKRDVLGEMEIAARLMITGGEPAEEQRMTRADRGMIREAIMIAARSTFEAGRQMLPEDLMFALQGIARDAGMGEDGRERRTAARRARAEEMSEALRMFTEGFEGELFNRPGTPWPEADVTIVDLGTLAREGYEAQMAVAVISLLNTINNIAEREQYSDRDIIVSIDEAHIVTANPLMGPYATKIVKMWRKLGAWLWLFTQNLADFPDTAKKMLNMAEWWICLVMPPDEVEQIARFKTLNSEQKAMLLSATKLPKKYTEGVILSRKVQALFRAVPPSLYLALGMTEKEEKAERRLIMNELQCSELEAAFHVARRLDENRGLSI; this is encoded by the coding sequence ATGGCCTTTTCACTTTTCCGTCGCAGGGCTGAAGCGCAGGAAGCACACCAGTACGGTGACGGGCCGTTTTCTGTTAACGGCCATGAACCCCTGACGCGCGAGGGACGTCTGACCCGCAGCGAGGAAGCGAAGCTGTATGAGACGGCTCCGTCCATCATCGATCACATTCCCTGGGGGGAATATCTCCCTGAACATCAGTGCATCCTGCTTGATGACGGCGTGTCGGTCGGGGCAGTTTACGAAATCATCCCGGTGGGCACCGAGGGGCGTCCGGATTCCCGCCTGGAGGAAATTCGCGACGTGGTCGAAAACGCCCTGCAGGACAGTCTTCCGGAGCTGGATACACATCAGTGGGTGGTGCAGTTCTACTGTCAGGACGAGTCTGACCTGATGGTGTATATGGATAAGATCCGGGGGTATGTTAAGCCCCGGGCGCAGGGCACCGACTTCACCGACGCCTGGCTGAGGGAACAGGCCCGTCATCTGCAGAATGTGGCCACTGAAAAAGGCCTGTTTGTCGATGAGGCCGTCACCGGTGCGCCGTGGCGCGGTCAGATACGTCGTACGCGTATGGTCATCTACCGCTGGGTGGAGTCACCGTATCGTGACCCGATGGCCCCCGAGGTGCTGCTGAAGCAGGTCTGCGATCGCCTGACGGCCGCCATGAGCGGTGCCGGTATTCAGTGCCAGCGCCAGAACGGCGAGCAGATCCACAGCTGGCTGCTGCGCTGGTTCAACCCTGAACCAACGTGGGTGGATAAGGCCACACTGTATCGCTGTGCCAGACATACTGACGACGCTCCTGGCGAACTGCCGTTGCTGAATGATTTCAGTGAAAGCCTGTGGTTCACCCGCCCCCGCAGTGATGCGGAGAAAGGCGTATGGTGGTTTGATGACGTGGCGCACAGGGCGGTGCCGGTGGCTCGTCTGCGCAGCGCACCCACCACGGGGCACCTGACCGGCGAGGTCCGCCGTGGCGATAATATCAACGCCATTATGGACCTGCTGCCGGAAGGTACGGTGCTTGTCATGACGCTGGTTATCCATCCGCAGGACAAGCTGGAGGAAAACTTTGCCCGGCTGAGTCGTGACTCGATGGGGGAGAACGTGGATTCGCTGCGTGCCCGGGAGGATGCGGCCACCGCCCGCACTTACCTGGGTAATAAGCATAAACTGTATCGCGCGGCCATTACCCTGCTGATTAAAGCCCGCGACCTGCCTTCACTGGACAGTCGCTATCTCGACCTCAGCAGTAAGCTACTGAACTGCGGGCTGGAGCCGGTAAACCCGGAGCATGATATCGGGCCGCTCAGCACCTACATGCGTGCATTACCCATGTGCTTTAATCCGGAGCAGGACCGGCACAACTGGTATACCCGTCTGATGTTCGTGCAGCATTTTGCCTGCCTGGCGCCGGTGTACGGGCGTGATACCGGCACCGGCAACCCGGGCTTTACCTTTTTTAACCGGGGCGGTGGTCCGCTGTCCGTCGATCCCCTCAACAAAAATGACCGTACGCAGAACGCCCACCTCCTGCTGTTTGGGCCGACCGGTGCAGGTAAATCGGCTACCGCACTTGATAAGCTGGCACAAATGATAGCCATTTACCGTTCACGTATCTTTTTACTGGAGGCGGGTAACAGCTTCGGGCTGGCCGGAGACTACTTTGAGTCCCTGGGACTCACCGTTCATCGTGTCAGCATCAAGCCCGGTAAGGCCATCTCGCTGGCGCCGTTCGGTGATTCGCATCTGCTGATGCAGGAAAAACCGGATGAACTCATTATCAGTGAAGACGCCCTGCCGGATATTGATGACGATGAGGACAAGGATGAAAAACGTGATGTGCTGGGTGAGATGGAGATTGCAGCACGCCTGATGATTACCGGCGGCGAGCCAGCGGAGGAGCAGAGAATGACGCGCGCCGATCGCGGGATGATCCGGGAAGCCATCATGATCGCTGCGCGGAGTACGTTTGAGGCCGGACGGCAGATGTTGCCTGAAGATCTGATGTTTGCGCTGCAGGGCATCGCCCGGGATGCCGGGATGGGTGAGGACGGGCGCGAAAGGCGTACGGCCGCGCGCCGGGCCCGTGCTGAGGAAATGTCGGAAGCGCTACGGATGTTTACCGAAGGCTTTGAAGGTGAGCTGTTTAACCGTCCGGGTACGCCGTGGCCGGAGGCTGATGTGACCATCGTTGACCTTGGTACGCTGGCGCGCGAAGGCTATGAGGCGCAGATGGCCGTTGCGGTGATTTCCCTGCTCAACACCATCAACAATATTGCTGAGCGCGAGCAGTACAGTGACCGGGATATTATCGTGTCGATCGATGAGGCGCATATCGTGACCGCAAATCCCCTGATGGGGCCTTATGCCACCAAGATTGTGAAAATGTGGCGTAAGCTGGGTGCCTGGCTCTGGCTGTTCACGCAGAACCTGGCCGACTTTCCGGATACGGCCAAAAAGATGCTCAATATGGCGGAGTGGTGGATTTGTCTGGTGATGCCCCCTGATGAAGTGGAGCAGATAGCGCGTTTTAAAACGCTGAACAGTGAACAGAAGGCGATGCTGTTGTCTGCCACCAAACTTCCTAAAAAATATACGGAAGGCGTTATTTTGTCACGTAAGGTGCAGGCCCTGTTCCGTGCCGTGCCCCCGAGCCTCTACCTTGCTCTGGGTATGACAGAAAAAGAAGAGAAAGCTGAAAGACGCCTCATTATGAATGAATTACAGTGCAGTGAACTTGAGGCTGCGTTTCATGTTGCGCGCCGGCTTGATGAAAATCGCGGACTGAGTATCTGA
- a CDS encoding PerC family transcriptional regulator, whose product MTAWRWRYMELKDSIAESLEHRGQWRRAARRWLAVMDLSDDDAVREAIARRREHCISMGANIAPDGRRNETRRLYKMQSRYNNGY is encoded by the coding sequence ATGACTGCCTGGCGATGGAGATATATGGAACTGAAAGACAGTATTGCTGAAAGTCTGGAACACCGGGGGCAGTGGCGCCGTGCCGCCCGCCGGTGGCTGGCTGTGATGGACCTGTCGGACGACGATGCCGTACGGGAAGCCATTGCCCGTCGCAGGGAACACTGCATCAGTATGGGCGCAAACATAGCACCGGACGGACGACGAAATGAAACACGACGCCTGTATAAAATGCAGAGTCGCTACAACAATGGCTACTGA
- a CDS encoding integrating conjugative element protein: MKQQYPQRLRRPLATLALFAALSLPALAVNTSLSSDGASVSGAINDGLFYSIGGGSVISPPPSRSNMSRLGLNDGWSSDLMCGNFDLKTTVGNQLNGITSGFKDLMGNVIQGATGAVMSMPAMAIQRANPGLYEMLTNGVLQAGLSYDKALLNCQNMSKKLADYTVGSKWQQAAVSEEYKDIVASSGGDAVSSDQQLQKATGEEGVTWVGGQKRGGKGQQAIQPTRDLAKAGYNMMNSLPVTSNSSVGSASCNGTACQRWPSSDDAAAAVVKVLGDRSIRTCRETSECTSGGTDNQPGSTVAGTGFSPVLEDATKTNLEQLDKLVGGQIQPTAENLGALKTGSLVVTRGVIQSLRDDPDKAALVQRLAGELAMADTVETALTMRRMLTTGESEPNAAEQPEAIAEGDRRIDALDRELNALRNEMELRKAISNNSLLTTLERQGARNQDNQLQQKAGNQDQGFSQMNQTQSSGAK; encoded by the coding sequence ATGAAACAACAGTATCCGCAGCGGCTGCGCCGCCCCCTGGCGACACTGGCACTTTTCGCCGCTCTTTCCCTGCCTGCACTGGCCGTGAATACATCGCTTTCGTCCGATGGCGCCTCGGTCAGCGGTGCCATCAATGACGGTCTTTTTTACTCCATTGGTGGCGGTTCAGTGATTTCCCCGCCGCCGAGCCGCAGCAATATGTCGCGACTCGGGCTGAACGACGGCTGGAGCAGTGACCTCATGTGCGGCAACTTCGACCTGAAAACCACTGTAGGCAACCAGCTTAACGGTATCACCAGTGGGTTTAAGGACCTGATGGGTAACGTGATTCAGGGGGCGACCGGGGCGGTCATGAGCATGCCGGCGATGGCCATTCAGCGCGCCAACCCGGGTCTGTATGAAATGCTCACCAACGGGGTGCTTCAGGCGGGGCTCAGTTACGACAAAGCCCTGCTGAACTGCCAGAATATGTCGAAAAAACTCGCCGATTACACTGTGGGCAGCAAGTGGCAGCAGGCTGCTGTATCTGAGGAGTACAAGGATATCGTGGCGTCCAGCGGCGGGGATGCGGTCTCCAGCGACCAGCAATTGCAGAAGGCCACCGGTGAAGAAGGTGTCACCTGGGTCGGCGGCCAGAAGCGCGGTGGTAAGGGGCAGCAGGCCATCCAGCCCACCCGGGACCTGGCGAAAGCCGGTTATAACATGATGAACAGCCTGCCGGTGACCAGCAACAGCAGCGTGGGCTCCGCCAGCTGCAATGGCACGGCCTGTCAGCGATGGCCATCGTCCGATGATGCAGCCGCCGCGGTGGTGAAAGTGCTGGGTGACCGCTCCATCCGTACCTGCCGTGAGACCAGTGAATGCACCAGTGGTGGCACGGACAATCAGCCCGGGAGTACTGTTGCCGGCACCGGTTTCTCGCCGGTGCTGGAGGATGCAACGAAAACCAACCTGGAACAACTGGATAAGCTGGTCGGCGGCCAGATCCAGCCCACCGCGGAAAATCTGGGGGCGCTCAAAACCGGCAGTCTGGTGGTGACACGCGGCGTCATTCAGTCGCTGCGCGATGACCCCGATAAAGCCGCTCTGGTGCAGCGTCTGGCGGGTGAGCTGGCGATGGCCGACACCGTCGAGACCGCGCTCACCATGCGCCGCATGCTGACCACCGGTGAGTCTGAACCGAATGCCGCCGAGCAGCCAGAGGCGATTGCCGAGGGTGACCGCCGCATCGATGCCCTGGACCGGGAACTGAATGCCCTGCGTAACGAGATGGAGCTGCGTAAGGCCATCAGTAACAACAGCCTGCTCACCACGCTGGAACGTCAGGGTGCCCGTAACCAGGATAACCAGCTGCAGCAGAAAGCCGGCAACCAGGACCAGGGCTTCAGCCAGATGAACCAGACGCAATCCTCAGGAGCAAAGTGA
- a CDS encoding TIGR03756 family integrating conjugative element protein: protein MSFSRPRRLALATLMVCTGTMASVNTASLLSSATSPDCISWRISGICYWLFCTPFGCSVKTSVKVTHFIPEAVVSAYLSPGANPWTEMSAVSSLADSTESTLLGSAAGVATGGGRQEMKAPGERKQNLHFYYGDAYGHPATRLIGGMVPGYSCDSAATPFMPYFTSALDALAWRTGVPESLYPEALIPGQREIGSTIGGNMWGNVYPRSGFVTQTDSYKSAAMVVQRVADIITRQGQLHVYSPLTGQRSPGYWPPDPVQENTGTKNHKWQRLSPQLSQSCAVFPDTGGQEAQDGNYAWALWQPYSCCKRRGQTFLYSTDFS from the coding sequence ATGTCTTTCTCCCGCCCGCGCCGGCTGGCGCTGGCCACGTTAATGGTCTGCACGGGCACGATGGCCAGCGTCAATACCGCCAGCCTGCTCTCCAGTGCCACCAGTCCGGACTGTATCAGCTGGCGCATCAGCGGCATCTGTTACTGGCTGTTCTGCACGCCGTTCGGCTGCTCGGTGAAAACCTCCGTGAAGGTCACGCATTTTATTCCTGAAGCCGTGGTTTCGGCCTACCTCAGCCCGGGTGCCAATCCGTGGACCGAAATGTCGGCTGTCAGCAGCCTGGCCGACAGCACCGAAAGCACGCTGCTCGGTAGTGCTGCAGGTGTGGCCACCGGCGGTGGCCGTCAGGAGATGAAAGCCCCGGGTGAGCGCAAGCAGAACCTGCACTTTTACTATGGCGATGCGTATGGACATCCGGCCACCAGACTTATTGGCGGGATGGTCCCGGGTTATTCGTGCGACAGTGCCGCCACGCCCTTTATGCCGTACTTCACAAGTGCTCTCGATGCACTGGCCTGGCGCACCGGCGTGCCGGAATCACTCTACCCGGAGGCGCTTATCCCCGGACAGCGTGAAATCGGCAGTACCATCGGCGGCAATATGTGGGGCAACGTCTACCCCCGCAGCGGCTTTGTGACCCAGACCGACAGCTACAAATCGGCGGCCATGGTGGTGCAGCGCGTGGCTGACATCATTACCCGCCAGGGACAACTGCATGTTTACAGCCCGCTCACCGGCCAGCGTTCGCCGGGGTACTGGCCACCCGACCCCGTGCAGGAAAACACCGGTACGAAAAATCACAAGTGGCAGCGTCTTTCCCCACAGCTGTCGCAGAGCTGCGCGGTGTTCCCGGACACCGGTGGACAGGAGGCTCAGGACGGCAACTACGCCTGGGCACTGTGGCAACCGTACAGTTGTTGCAAGCGACGCGGGCAGACTTTTCTTTACAGCACCGATTTCTCATGA
- a CDS encoding TIGR03751 family conjugal transfer lipoprotein, whose translation MRWRSLRPVTLFLTGAVALLLAGCSTSKDEMLPPGDSTMLELWNDGASATHATGESRTTLRRPVTDSERVISRQTRDSYSRTQENEIQQTFPRLPNPDLVMYVFPHLADGNTPVPGYSTVFPFYSQVQYALPGERTEDL comes from the coding sequence ATGAGGTGGCGCAGTCTGCGTCCCGTCACGCTTTTCCTGACCGGAGCCGTGGCACTGCTGCTTGCCGGCTGCAGCACATCAAAAGATGAGATGCTCCCGCCGGGTGACAGCACCATGCTGGAACTGTGGAATGATGGTGCTTCAGCCACCCATGCAACCGGTGAGAGCCGGACCACCCTGCGCCGTCCGGTTACGGACAGTGAGCGGGTTATTTCACGGCAGACCCGGGACAGCTACAGCCGCACCCAGGAGAATGAAATCCAGCAGACGTTTCCGCGCCTGCCCAACCCCGACCTGGTGATGTACGTCTTCCCGCATCTGGCCGACGGCAACACGCCGGTGCCCGGTTACAGCACCGTATTTCCCTTCTACAGCCAGGTACAGTACGCGCTGCCCGGCGAGCGCACGGAGGATTTGTAA
- a CDS encoding ATP-binding protein — MRYPFELDPQIIHHIIYSQAGSIGKAVIELIMNSVDAGAGAVIIDITPEGFSCRDDGRGFASYDDVKRYFGRFGTPHQEGDATYGRFRLGRGQIMAHARTLWRSQRWQMSVDTREMGYHYDLEELTQPIQGCIISGEWYEPLTSQERMSCLQEIRDLVRYTPVTVHLNGTIITRNPALEKWDMEDDEAWYRLREDGAVSIYNQGVLVRHDPAHIWGVGGLVVSKKPLALNVSRTEILRKTCPVWASIAARFGRLAATFSDNQGKHRKTEARREKTARSLLSGEGDMQSLFNGEEVITLLPGKQHVTLEHFIRKCCHYPSAVDKNCFTLIRYAGDVPRGELIARAGIAPVVHPVTLSRFGCYEPEEFMECLSRVRENLMAYREPLPREQRWGSGWLSELALVDFETLSTNFIDSTQMVSEKQLDKETRRAWTALRWCLARYAAVCSGGEAGYQSRSYGGKCFQILLGESTSSDAWTDGETYIAYNIDIVRRLKPDALRTASLLFSLTEHEVAHEGDSLDCGHDEAFYQRFHDISTLCAPDRQRYMHVWLMKYTTSLEAESKRAKGTAWRERYLTERASTGREKKGLPGVISHEGIEDAVNAPAEPEDVARLSFLNLQLNGAGTVAPAETDWNSVVAAGIEQTRVNQDIRGQQKKLLEEWYASDKDETDILTDEQQADEAEEQMWLESRKLHYLSILPGATEENLHDRAVAFLAYMTDSEEEELAAWAMRAWENSDQWYARNTLSCSEADFLYEQDFDQPLGENVPADWLPFMQEGETRWSIERNAAAAGFIREMDYLEWRRDSAIDDIP; from the coding sequence ATGCGCTATCCCTTTGAACTCGATCCACAGATTATCCATCACATTATTTACAGCCAGGCCGGTTCCATCGGCAAGGCCGTGATAGAACTCATCATGAACAGCGTCGATGCCGGCGCCGGCGCGGTGATTATCGATATTACCCCGGAAGGCTTCTCCTGCCGGGATGATGGCCGGGGTTTTGCGTCATACGATGATGTTAAGCGCTACTTTGGCCGGTTCGGCACCCCGCACCAGGAGGGCGATGCCACTTACGGCCGTTTCCGGCTCGGGCGGGGGCAGATTATGGCACATGCCCGGACGCTGTGGCGTTCGCAGCGATGGCAGATGTCCGTTGATACGCGTGAAATGGGGTATCACTATGATCTGGAAGAACTGACTCAGCCGATTCAGGGATGCATCATCAGCGGTGAATGGTATGAGCCGCTCACCAGCCAGGAGCGTATGTCCTGCCTCCAGGAAATCCGCGACCTGGTACGCTATACGCCCGTCACGGTACATCTCAACGGCACCATCATTACCCGGAATCCGGCGCTGGAAAAGTGGGATATGGAGGACGATGAGGCCTGGTATCGCCTGCGCGAAGACGGTGCCGTATCCATTTACAATCAGGGCGTCCTGGTACGACATGACCCGGCTCATATCTGGGGCGTGGGTGGCCTTGTCGTCAGTAAAAAGCCGCTCGCGCTGAACGTCTCACGCACCGAAATCCTGCGCAAGACCTGCCCTGTGTGGGCATCGATTGCGGCCCGGTTTGGCCGGCTTGCTGCCACTTTTTCTGACAATCAGGGTAAGCACCGTAAAACGGAAGCCCGGCGGGAGAAAACGGCGCGATCGCTGCTGTCAGGCGAGGGAGACATGCAGAGTCTTTTCAATGGTGAGGAGGTCATCACCCTGCTGCCCGGAAAGCAGCATGTTACGCTGGAGCACTTCATCCGCAAATGCTGCCATTACCCCTCTGCGGTGGATAAAAACTGTTTCACTCTCATCCGTTATGCCGGTGATGTGCCCCGGGGAGAACTCATTGCCCGTGCGGGGATCGCACCCGTGGTGCATCCGGTCACGCTTTCCCGCTTTGGCTGTTATGAGCCGGAAGAGTTTATGGAGTGCCTGAGCCGTGTCCGGGAAAACCTCATGGCGTACAGGGAACCCCTGCCCCGGGAGCAGCGATGGGGTTCCGGCTGGCTGTCAGAACTGGCGCTCGTTGATTTTGAGACGCTCAGCACAAACTTTATCGACAGCACGCAGATGGTCAGTGAGAAACAACTGGATAAGGAGACACGGCGGGCGTGGACGGCGCTGCGATGGTGTCTGGCCCGGTATGCTGCCGTCTGTTCGGGGGGGGAGGCGGGTTATCAGTCACGTTCTTACGGCGGCAAATGCTTCCAGATCCTGCTGGGTGAGTCCACGTCGTCCGATGCCTGGACGGACGGTGAAACCTATATTGCCTACAACATTGATATCGTGCGCCGGCTGAAGCCTGATGCGCTGCGTACCGCCAGCCTGTTGTTCAGCCTGACGGAACATGAGGTGGCGCATGAGGGTGACAGTCTGGACTGTGGCCATGATGAGGCCTTTTACCAGCGGTTTCATGACATCAGTACCCTGTGCGCCCCCGACAGGCAGCGTTATATGCACGTCTGGCTGATGAAATACACCACCAGTCTGGAAGCGGAGAGCAAGCGTGCCAAAGGCACAGCATGGCGGGAACGTTACCTGACCGAGCGAGCCAGTACCGGCCGGGAGAAAAAGGGGCTTCCCGGTGTCATCAGCCATGAAGGCATTGAGGACGCTGTGAACGCACCGGCTGAGCCGGAAGATGTAGCCCGGCTCAGCTTTCTCAACCTGCAGTTGAACGGTGCGGGCACGGTAGCACCGGCGGAGACCGACTGGAATAGTGTGGTGGCCGCGGGTATTGAGCAGACCCGGGTAAATCAGGACATACGTGGCCAACAAAAGAAACTACTGGAGGAATGGTACGCTTCAGATAAAGATGAGACCGATATCCTGACGGATGAGCAACAGGCAGATGAAGCCGAAGAGCAGATGTGGCTGGAGTCCCGTAAATTGCATTACCTGTCCATTTTACCCGGGGCGACTGAGGAAAATCTGCATGACAGGGCTGTGGCATTTCTTGCTTATATGACCGATTCAGAAGAGGAGGAACTGGCCGCCTGGGCCATGCGGGCCTGGGAAAACAGTGACCAGTGGTATGCCAGAAATACCCTGTCGTGCAGTGAGGCTGATTTCCTGTATGAGCAGGATTTTGATCAGCCACTTGGGGAAAATGTCCCGGCAGACTGGCTTCCGTTTATGCAGGAGGGCGAAACCCGATGGAGCATTGAGCGTAACGCGGCAGCGGCCGGGTTTATCCGGGAAATGGATTATCTGGAGTGGCGTCGCGACAGCGCCATCGATGACATTCCCTGA
- a CDS encoding TIGR03752 family integrating conjugative element protein has product MKAPSSNLLVKVAVPVVLASAVVVGVKSCSGGGNQTAAPHTASNVALKDLSPEDLKALGIEGDTPQDTLRTVVGNFRKVQDRLDTLADDNKKLSDENKALKTTNSNVDTQINQAVSNARAEEAQKRQQLSAEVTDLSTQVKQLMDQLRNGGAGTESGKNSGSGSDIPIGLGYDSGLNSGAAGVSSSADGLHWVEPKDGVPVDASGRPVTDSNKNNATGFSFATSFADTADAGKQAVGNTTAAVQTQLTDAQKATDPVYTLPENSTLVGSRAMTALLGRIPVDGKVTDPYPFKVMIGKDNLTANGIELPDVQGAIVSGTATGDWTLSCVRGSITSITFVFSDGTVRTLPSPDGQGQNGNSSNQNSQGGNSSSIGWLSDDNGIPCISGTRKSNASTYLPTIAALAAASAAGDAVAENQSTGQTNAYGGVTSTLTGNAGQAVLGKALSGGMRETVDWVKARYGQTFDAIYVPPGQTVALHITRQLAIDYEEKGRRVKYDFSLAGSGTGMD; this is encoded by the coding sequence ATGAAGGCACCCTCCTCAAATCTTCTCGTGAAAGTCGCCGTTCCGGTGGTACTGGCCAGCGCGGTGGTGGTGGGCGTGAAATCCTGCTCAGGGGGGGGGAATCAGACGGCTGCACCACATACCGCCAGCAATGTTGCGCTGAAGGACCTGTCGCCGGAAGATCTCAAAGCGCTGGGTATTGAAGGTGACACGCCGCAGGACACACTGCGCACGGTGGTGGGAAATTTCCGCAAAGTGCAGGACCGTCTCGATACGCTCGCGGACGATAACAAAAAGCTCAGCGACGAAAATAAAGCCCTGAAAACCACCAACAGCAATGTGGACACGCAGATTAATCAGGCAGTAAGCAATGCCCGTGCCGAGGAGGCGCAGAAACGCCAGCAGCTCAGTGCAGAGGTCACCGATCTCAGTACCCAGGTCAAACAGCTGATGGATCAGTTGCGCAATGGCGGTGCCGGCACGGAATCCGGAAAAAACAGCGGCTCCGGCAGTGATATTCCGATCGGGCTGGGCTATGACAGTGGGCTGAACAGCGGCGCCGCCGGCGTATCGTCTTCCGCTGATGGACTTCATTGGGTGGAGCCAAAAGACGGTGTCCCCGTTGATGCCAGCGGCCGGCCGGTGACCGACAGCAACAAGAATAACGCCACAGGCTTCTCGTTTGCCACGTCGTTTGCTGATACAGCTGATGCCGGTAAACAGGCCGTCGGCAACACCACAGCAGCGGTACAGACGCAGCTTACGGATGCACAGAAGGCCACCGACCCGGTGTACACGCTGCCGGAGAATTCCACCCTCGTTGGCAGTCGCGCGATGACCGCACTCCTGGGGCGCATCCCCGTGGATGGTAAAGTGACCGACCCCTATCCCTTTAAGGTGATGATTGGCAAAGACAACCTGACGGCAAACGGCATCGAGTTGCCTGACGTGCAGGGGGCCATTGTTTCCGGCACGGCGACGGGCGACTGGACGCTGTCATGCGTGCGGGGCTCCATTACCAGCATCACTTTTGTCTTCAGCGACGGCACGGTCAGGACGCTGCCTTCGCCTGACGGACAGGGGCAGAACGGAAACAGCAGTAATCAGAACAGTCAGGGCGGTAATAGCAGCAGTATTGGCTGGTTGTCCGATGATAACGGTATTCCCTGCATCTCCGGGACGCGCAAGAGCAATGCTTCGACCTATCTGCCGACCATCGCCGCACTTGCGGCCGCCAGTGCGGCGGGTGATGCCGTGGCGGAAAACCAGAGTACCGGCCAGACCAACGCTTACGGTGGCGTGACCTCAACGCTCACCGGTAATGCCGGTCAGGCCGTACTGGGTAAAGCGCTCTCCGGCGGCATGCGTGAGACCGTTGACTGGGTGAAGGCCCGCTATGGCCAGACGTTTGATGCCATCTACGTGCCGCCGGGTCAGACAGTGGCTTTGCATATCACGCGCCAGCTGGCCATCGATTACGAGGAAAAAGGCCGCAGGGTTAAATACGATTTCAGCCTGGCCGGCAGCGGCACGGGCATGGACTGA